In the genome of Desulfuromonas sp. DDH964, one region contains:
- a CDS encoding TRAP transporter small permease subunit has product MLFRLEKWIDRFTRVVGAIATVAMLLMLVNVFYDAIMRYFFRSGSIALQEMEWHLYSVLFMFGIAFALMEDGHVRVDILYDRLAPRSKAIINIAGTLLLLIPISVLIIEGSIWFVHESWQSGEISGDPGGLGQRWIIKAVIPISFIFLIISSLGFMIRNLNIFLGVEPPGQISDQSKRL; this is encoded by the coding sequence ATGTTGTTTCGGTTGGAAAAATGGATCGACCGCTTCACCCGGGTCGTCGGGGCGATTGCCACGGTCGCCATGCTGCTGATGCTGGTCAACGTCTTCTACGACGCCATCATGCGCTATTTTTTCCGGAGCGGGTCGATCGCCCTGCAGGAAATGGAGTGGCACCTCTATTCGGTCCTCTTCATGTTCGGCATCGCCTTCGCCCTCATGGAAGACGGCCACGTGCGCGTCGATATTCTCTACGACCGGCTGGCGCCACGCAGCAAGGCGATTATCAATATCGCCGGCACCTTGCTGCTGCTGATCCCGATCAGCGTTCTGATCATCGAAGGCTCGATCTGGTTTGTGCACGAATCCTGGCAGTCGGGCGAAATCAGCGGCGACCCCGGGGGGCTTGGCCAGCGCTGGATCATCAAGGCGGTGATCCCGATCTCCTTCATCTTCCTGATCATTTCCTCCCTCGGGTTCATGATCCGCAACCTCAACATCTTCCTCGGGGTCGAGCCACCGGGCCAGATCTCCGACCAGAGCAAGCGGCTCTGA